One stretch of Pyrenophora tritici-repentis strain M4 chromosome 4, whole genome shotgun sequence DNA includes these proteins:
- a CDS encoding UhpC, Sugar phosphate permease → MVRTMFVNPFKTHHIDEFPDVHVPLDDTTHRSSLATHPRASLTTSEKATKEDEAGGAALGRPESNASSGVVNHGMSVAALKAEIDADVAASDTDTPYDRKAKVINKALQDMGMGRYQWQLFALCGGGWMADNLWLQGVALTLPQLSAEFGVSETEVRYTTLSLFLGLCIGASFWGTASDIIGRRLAFNFTLFLAGVFGLASGGGPNWIGTCALYACIGLGVGGNLPVDGALFLEFLPQTSGNLLTLLSVFWPVVAWAFIPNFSCPTSTPAGQCSKADNMGWRYLILTLGAITFSMFIARFFLFHLYESPKFLLSRGRQAEAVATVYGIAHYNRTHTWLTEDILNQIGGNPDVTSEDVIKLSAIEIIKRSLSRFSMKRFKALFLDKKIGLTTALLWFQWSTIGMAYPLFNAFLPQYLGSAAEIDTSTVYRNYAISAIVGVPGSLIACYTVDLKYIGRKGTMAIATVITGVFVFLFTISADSDFQLAFTCLEAFFQNIMYGVLYAYTPEVFPAPIRGTGTGMSSFLNRVAGLCAPIVAIQAGGSNPKAPIYASGGLFIAAFFSMLVLPIETRGMQTL, encoded by the exons ATGGTGCGAACTATGTTTGTGAACCCATTCAAGACTCACCACATAGACGAATTCCCAGACGTCCATGTCCCTCTCGACGACACCACCCATCGCAGCTCCCTTGCCACCCACCCACGCGCCTCACTCACCACATCCGAGAAAGCGACCAAAGAAGATGAGGCCGGCGGTGCTGCCCTCGGACGACCGGAAAGTAATGCATCTAGTGGTGTTGTTAACCATGGCATGAGTGTTGCAGCACTCAAAGCAGAGATTGACGCTGATGTTGCGGCGTCGGATACTGATACCCCCTATGATC GCAAAGCAAAGGTTATTAATAAGGCGTTGCAGGATATGGGGATGGGAAGGTATCAATGGCAGCTCTTTGCGCTTTGTGGAGGTGGGTGGATGGCTGATAATCTTTGGCTTCAG GGTGTTGCTCTTACACTGCCGCAATTGAGCGCTGAGTTTGGTGTCAGCGAGACTGAAGTACGATACACGACTCTATCGCTCTTCCTGGGCCTTTGCATTGGCGCCTCCTTTTGGGGTACCGCATCAGACATCATTGGTCGTCGTCTGGCGTTCAACTTTACGCTCTTCCTCGCTGGTGTCTTTGGACTTGCGTCTGGAGGCGGACCCAACTGGATTGGAACATGTGCTCTTTACGCATGCATTGGTCTTGGTGTCGGCGGCAATCTTCCCGTTGACGGAGCATTGTTCTTAGAGTTTCTCCCGCAGACTTCAGGAAATCTCCTCACTCTGCTGTCAGTATTCTGGCCCGTTG TGGCATGGGCATTTATCCCCAACTTCTCCTGCCCCACCTCCACGCCCGCAGGCCAATGCAGCAAAGCCGACAACATGGGCTGGCGGTACCTCATCCTGACCCTCGGCGCAATAACCTTTTCCATGTTCATTGCCCgcttcttcctcttccacCTCTACGAATCCCCCAAATTCCTCCTCTCGCGCGGCCGCCAAGCCGAAGCCGTCGCAACCGTCTATGGCATCGCGCACTACAACCGCACCCACACCTGGCTCACTGAAGACATCCTTAACCAAATTGGCGGTAACCCAGACGTCACCTCGGAAGACGTCATCAAACTCAGCGCCATCGAAATCATCAAACGCTCACTCAGTCGCTTCTCGATGAAGCGCTTCAAGGCCCTTTTCTTGGACAAGAAGATCGGTCTTACCACCGCACTCCTTTGGTTCCAATGGTCGACTATCGGTATGGCGTATCCGCTCTTCAACGCCTTTCTCCCCCAGTACCTTGGCTCTGCTGCGGAAATTGATACAAGCACTGTGTACCGCAACTACGCCATCAGCGCCATTGTAGGCGTCCCTGGTTCCCTAATCGCCTGCTACACCGTCGACCTCAAGTACATCGGCCGCAAGGGTACCATGGCTATTGCAACAGTCATCACCGGCGTCTTCGTCTTCCTCTTCACCATCTCCGCCGATTCAGACTTCCAGCTCGCGTTCACGTGTCTAGAAGCCTTTTTCCAGAATATCATGTACGGTGTGCTGTATGCGTATACGCCAGAGGTCTTCCCAGCGCCGATAAGAGGTACGGGTACGGGTATGAGCAGTTTCTTGAATAGGGTGGCGGGGCTTTGTGCGCCGATTGTGGCGATTCAGGCGGGTGGGAGTAACCCGAAGGCGCCGATTTATGCGTCGGGTGGGCTGTTTATTGCCGCGTTTTTTAGTATGTTGGTTTTGCCGATTGAGACGAGGGGTATGCAGACGTTGTAA
- a CDS encoding FAD dependent oxidoreductase — MIHSYFDVLIIGSGLSGINSAYRIQEALPDARFAVLEARHELGGTWSQFKYPGVRSDSDLHTLGFQFYPWRAKNPIATGPSIMNYLQETAQKFDIDKKIRYRHKVLSADWKSDQQHWKLEVEVDNEVGREPRIVTYWTKWLIMGTGYYNYTEPLQANIPGIDKFQGKIVHPQFWPQDLDYKDKKMIVVGSGATSITLLPALVDGGVGSVTQLQRSPSYIMSIPQDEEVWCEKWAPEWFTLRYKRFLFLVIPVLLYKFCIWFPSLAASVLVKKAASQLPPEFPVDPHFKPGYNPWQQRMCLCPDGDYFKAFNSGRAHIVTDTIKNVHADGIELTSGHKLNADIIVTATGLNMQLLGGIDVSVDGEKVDISSQYMWRNSMLTNLPNLGNILGYWNASWTLGSDLASRMFVRLIKHQRDHGYTNVVPVIDEKAKEKTTSASPLNSTYIKNAMSKMPHCADSGPWKPRDNWFLDSWGLKTGSLEEGLKWEKVVVE; from the exons ATGATCCACTCGTACTTTGACGTCCTCATTATCGGTAGTGGCCTGAGTGGCATCAACTCGGCCTACCGCATTCAAGAGGCGCTACCAGATGCCAGATTCGCCGTCCTCGAAGCGCGACACGAGCTTGGTGGGACATGGTCGCAGTTCAAGTACCCGGGCGTGCGCTCCGATTCCGACCTGCACACGCTGGGCTTTCAATTCTACCCATGGCGCGCGAAGAACCCAATTGCGACGGGGCCGAGCATCATGAACTACTTGCAGGAGACGGCACAGAAATTCGACATAGACAAGAAGATTAGATACCGACACAAGGTCCTATCGGCGGACTGGAAGAGTGACCAGCAGCACTGGAAGCTGGAGGTCGAGGTCGACAATGAGGTTGGCAGAGAGCCGCGCATCGTCACATACTGGACCAAGTGGCTCATCATGGGCACTGGCTACTACAACTACACAGAGCCGCTGCAGGCGAATATTCCTGGCATTGACAAGTTCCAGGGCAAGATTGTGCACCCGCAATTCTGGCCACAGGACCTCGACTACAAGGACAAGAAGATGATTGTGGTGGGCAGTGGGGCGACTTCCATCACACTTCTGCCCGCACTCGTTGACGGTGGGGTGGGCAGTGTGACGCAGTTACAGAGGAGTCCCAGCTACATCATGAGTATACCACAGGATGAGGAGGTATGGTGCGAGAAGTGGGCACCAGAGTGGTTTACCCTACGATACAAGC GCTTCTTGTTCCTCGTCATACCAGTGCTCCTCTACAAATTCTGCATCTGGTTCCCATCCCTCGCCGCCTCCGTCCTCGTCAAGAAAGCTGCCTCGCAACTCCCGCCTGAATTCCCCGTAGACCCCCACTTCAAACCCGGCTACAACCCTTGGCAACAGCGCATGTGCCTGTGTCCCGATGGCGACTATTTCAAAGCCTTCAACTCGGGCAGAGCACACATCGTGACGGACACAATCAAGAACGTTCACGCTGATGGCATCGAGCTGACCAGTGGACATAAGCTGAACGCCGACATCATCGTCACAGCCACCGGCCTCAATATGCAACTCCTCGGAGGCATAGACGTGAGCGTAGATGGCGAGAAGGTCGACATATCCTCGCAATACATGTGGCGCAACAGCATGCTTACCAACCTTCCCAATCTCGGCAACATCCTCGGCTACTGGAATGCGTCTTGGACTCTCGGCTCTGACCTTGCATCCCGCATGTTCGTGCGCCTCATCAAGCACCAGCGCGATCATGGATACACGAACGTGGTACCGGTGATTGATGAAAAAGCAAAGGAAAAGACCACGTCGGCTAGTCCGCTGAATAGCACGTATATTAAGAACGCCATGAGCAAGATGCCACATTGTGCAGATAGCGGACCGTGGAAGCCGAGGGATAATTGGTTTTTGGATTCTTGGGGATTGAAGACGGGGAGTTTGGAGGAGGGGCTGAAGTGGGAGAAGGTGGTCGTTGAGTAG